The following proteins are co-located in the Macadamia integrifolia cultivar HAES 741 chromosome 3, SCU_Mint_v3, whole genome shotgun sequence genome:
- the LOC122074487 gene encoding heat shock 70 kDa protein, mitochondrial encodes MATSVLLRSLKRSSYFSAQKCLAGNTKALWATSSLGHKWASLARPFSSKPAGNDVVGIDLGTTNSCVAVMEGKNPKVIENSEGSRTTPSVVAFNPKGELLVGTPAKRQAVTNPTNTIFGTKRLIGRRFDDPLTQKEMKMVPYKIVRGPNGDAWVEANGQQYSPSQIGAFILNKMKETAESYLGKTVTKAVITVPAYFNDAQRQATKDAGRISGLDVQRIINEPTAASLSYGLNNKEGLIAVFDLGGGTFDVSILEISNGVFEVKATNGDTFLGGEDFDNVLLEYLVSEFKRTEGIDLSKDRLALQRLREAAEKAKIELSSTTQTEINLPFITADASGAKHLNITLTRSKFESLVNHLIEKTKDPCKNCLKDAGISTKDVDEVLLVGGMTRIPKIQEVVAGIFGKSPSKGVNPDEAVAMGAAIQGGILRGDVKELLLLDVTPLSLGIETLGGIFSKLINRNTTIPTKKSQVFSTAADNQTQVGVRVLQGEREMAADNKLLGEFELVGIPPAPRGVPQIEVTFDIDANGIVTVSAKDKATGKEQQITIRSSGGLSEDEIEKMVKEAEMHAQKDQDRRALIDIKNSADSTIYNIEKNLGEYRDKIPAAVATEIESAVADLRTAASGDNIDVIKSKLDAANKALSKIGQHVSGSSGGPSGGSQGGDQTPEAEYEEVKK; translated from the exons ATGGCAACTTCGGTTCTTCTCCGATCTTTGAAGCGTTCTTCGTATTTTTCTGCGCAAAAATGT CTTGCTGGTAATACAAAGGCATTGTGGGCTACGTCTTCACTGGGTCATAAATGGGCTAGCTTGGCCAGACCATTCAG CTCCAAGCCTGCTGGGAATGATGTGGTTGGTATTGACTTGGGTACAACCAACTCATGTGTTGCTGTTATGGAGGGGAAG AATCCAAAAGTGATTGAGAACTCTGAAGGTTCTAGAACCACACCATCTGTTGTGGCATTCAACCCGAAGGGTGAATTACTTGTGGGAACTCCGGCCAAGCGTCAGGCTGTGACCAATCCAACAAACACGATTTTTGGGACCAAGCGTCTGATAGGAAGGCGTTTTGATGACCCCCTGACacaaaaagaaatgaagatgGTTCCATATAAGATAGTTAGGGGTCCTAATGGAGATGCATGGGTTGAAGCCAATGGGCAGCAGTATTCCCCCAGTCAGATTGGTGCATTCATTCTGAACAAGATGAAAGAAACTGCTGAATCTTACTTGGGAAAAACAGTCACCAAGGCTGTAATTACTGTTCCAGCCTATTTCAATGATGCTCAAAGACAGGCGACAAAGGATGCAGGGAGAATTTCTGGCCTTGATGTACAAAGAATTATTAATGAGCCAACCGCTGCTTCACTTTCCTATGGGTTAAATAACAAGGAAGGTCTTATCGCAGTCTTTGATCTTGGTGGCGGGACTTTTGATGTTTCCATCCTAGAAATCTCGAATGGTGTTTTTGAg GTCAAAGCAACAAATGGAGACACATTCTTGGGTGGGGAGGATTTTGACAATGTCCTGTTAGAGTATTTAGTGAGCGAATTCAAAAGAACAGAAGGAATTGATCTCTCCAAGGATAGGCTTGCCCTGCAGAGGCTCAGGGAAGCAGCTGAGAAGGCTAAGATTGAACTCTCATCAACCACCCAGACTGAGATCAACTTGCCATTCATTACAGCCGACGCATCTGGTGCAAAACATTTGAACATAACTTTGACCAGGTCAAAGTTTGAGAGTTTGGTGAACCACTTGATTGAGAAGACCAAAGACCCTTGTAAGAATTGTTTGAAGGATGCTGGCATAAGCACAAAGGATGTTGATGAGGTTCTTCTTGTTGGAGGGATGACCCGTATTCCTAAAATACAAGAAGTAGTTGCAGGGATTTTCGGGAAGAGCCCAAGTAAAGGCGTAAATCCTGATGAGGCGGTGGCAATGGGTGCTGCTATTCAGGGTGGTATACTCCGGGGAGATGTCAAGGAGCTGCTGCTTTTGGATGTTACTCCTCTTTCTCTTGGAATTGAGACTCTTGGTGGTATCTTCAGCAAATTGATAAACAGAAACACAACTATTCCCACGAAAAAGAGCCAG GTGTTCTCAACAGCAGCGGACAATCAGACACAGGTGGGTGTCCGGGTACTACAAGGTGAGCGAGAAATGGCTGCTGACAACAAGCTCCTTGGTGAGTTTGAGCTTGTTGGTATTCCACCAGCTCCTAGAGGTGTGCCTCAGATTGAAGTCACATTTGATATCGATGCCAATGGTATCGTTACCGTCTCCGCAAAGGACAAAGCAACTGGGAAGGAACAACAGATTACAATCCGATCATCTGGTGGTCTCTCAGAAGATGAGATTGAGAAAATGGTTAAGGAGGCTGAGATGCATGCCCAGAAGGACCAGGATAGGAGAGCTTTGATTGACATAAAGAACAGTGCCGATTCCACCATTTACAACATAGAAAAGAACTTGGGTGAGTACAGGGACAAAATACCAGCAGCGGTTGCAACTGAAATTGAGTCTGCTGTGGCAGACTTGAGAACGGCAGCATCTGGTGATAACATTGATGTGATCAAGTCTAAGCTCGATGCTGCGAACAAGGCTCTCTCCAAGATTGGTCAGCATGTGTCTGGAAGCTCTGGTGGCCCTTCTGGTGGATCTCAAGGTGGCGATCAAACCCCTGAGGCAGAGTACGAGGAAGTAAAGAAGTAG